CCTGCGGAATTCAGTGTGCCGACCACGTCTAGCCCGCTGAAAAATTTAGTGACTGACATTGATCATAACCAAATGTTAATCGTCGTTAAAACCAGCCCAGGTGCCGCACAGCTAATTGCTCGCTTACTGGATTCTATGGGTAAAGCCGAAGGCATTCTTGGTACCATTGCGGGGGACGATACTATTTTTATCACCCCTACTTTAGGGACACCGATTAAATCATTAATTGAAAGTATTACCGATCTATTTGAGACCTCTATCTAATGAATATTTTTATCACTGGCGGTACAGGTTTTATTGGAACAGCCTTGTGCAAAGCACTTGTTGCGGAAGGTCATCAGCTCACCGTTCTTAGCCGACAGTCTAAAACGCATACACAAGCGGTCAGATTCGTGCAACATTTTGCAAATCTTGATGGTGTTGATGCGGTAATCAATCTTGCAGGCGAACCCATTTTTGCTAAAGCGTGGAGAGCCTCGCAAAAGCAAAAACTGCTCAATAGCCGTGTGCAATTGACCAAAAAACTCGCTGAACTGATTCAGCAAAGCGATAGTCCCCCGAAAGTGCTGATTTCGGGGTCTGCAACGGGATATTATGGCGACCTTCCTGCAATTGCAAAAAATTCGGACGAACTGACCGCTTGTGGCACCGCCTTCCCTGCACAATTGTGCCAACAATGGGAAAACACAGCATTTTCCGCCCAGAGTGAACAAACTCGAGTGTGTGTGATTCGCACAGGTATCGTGCTTAATGAAAAAGGCGGAGCCTTGAAACAGATGCTACCGCTTTATCGTTTAGGGCTTGGGGGGAAATTAGGTAATGGGCAACAGCATTGGGCTTGGATTTCGCTAGAAGATCACATTCGAGCCACGCTTTTCTTATTGAACAATCCTTATAGCCAAGGAGCCTATAACTTAGTGGCTCCAGTTCCCGTAAAAAATGCGGAATTTAATCAGCTGCTTGCACAAAGCCTAAACCGCCCTGCTTTTTTTAGCGTCCCTGCTTGTGCATTAAAATTCGCTTTAGGCGAACGTTCGCAGCTTTTGCTTGATAACCAACCGCTTGTACCAAACAAATTATTAAGCGAAGGCTTTGAATTCCACCACCAAAATATCCACGCTTATTTTGATAAAAATAAAGCCTCGTAGGGCTATCTACAAGGCTTGTTGCTATATTCAAATTATTCCCGATAAACCAATGGATAAAGATCCAATTTCGTCATCAGTTGCTGATCGTGATCTTCTTCTGGATTTTCGGTCGTCAGTAGTTTATCGCCATAGAAAATCGAATTTGCCCCCGCCATAAAGCATAGTGCCTGCATTGCTTCGGGCATTTCGCCTCGCCCTGCCGACAGACGCACATAGCTGTTTGGCATTGTGATGCGAGCTACCGCAATCGTTCGAACAAATTCCGTCCAGTCTAAATCTTCCGCATCAGCAAGAGGCGTGCCTGCAACTTTCACTAGCTGGTTGATCGGCACACTTTCTGGTTGCGGATCGAGATTAGCAAGGCTAGCGATCAACCCTGCACGCTCTGGGCGAGTTTCATTCATTCCGACAATGCCGCCACAGCAGACTTTCAGCCCTGCGTTACGGACTTTGCCGAGCGTGTCCATTCGATCATCGTGGCTGCGAGTGTGAATGATTTTATCGTAGCGATCGGGGTCGGTATCTAAATTGTGGTTGTAATAATCCAATCCCGCTTCCTTTAAATCTTCCGCCATTCCGTCTTCCAACATTCCGAAAGTACCACAGGTTTCTAAGCCAAGATCTTTCACCGCTGAGATAATTTTAGTTACCGTTTGAATATCTTTCGGTTTCGGTCCACGCCACGCTGCTCCCATACAAAAACGGCTTGCCCCACGAGATTTCGCAATACGGGCTTTTTCGAGAATTTCTTCCATCTCTAACATCGTTTGGCGTTCCAACCCTGTATCATAGCGGGCGGATTGCGGGCAATATTCGCAATCTTCTGGGCAGCCACCCGTTTTAATCGAAAGCAGGGTCGAAAGCTGAATTTCTTGCGGATTGAAATGTTGCCGATGCACCTGTGCCGCTTTGAATACCAACTCCATAAACGGCATTTCAAATAGCTCTTCCACTTGGCATTTCCGCCAATATTGTGCTGTTGGGTGCGGGGTGAGTTCGTTTTTAGCTTTAAGACGAAGGTTGTAGCTTGTCATTTTTTCTCCTTTCGTAAAAATTCAGCCCCCGCAAGCGGGGGCAGATTTAATTGCTAGATTTTACGATATTTAGTGTGCTGTTTCACCGCTTTACGAATTTGGCGGGCACTGGTACGACGACGGTTTTTGGTCACATCGACTTTAGTTTCCGTTTCCGCAGGCAGGCCAACCAATTCACGCAGGTAGTTCACCTGTTCTAGCCCCATCTCTTCCCAACCACCACGCGGCAGGCTTTTCTCTAATTTGATGCTGCCATAGCGAATGCGAATTAAGCGGCTGACTTGAATGCCTTGGCTCTCCCATAGACGACGCACTTCACGGTTACGCCCTTCGGTCAACGTAACATCAAACCATTGGTTTAGCCCTGTGCCGCCAACGGTTTTGATTTGTTTGAAATTGGCAGGACCGTCTTCCAACTGCACGCCTTTACGCAAGCGTTGTAGCATCGCTTCATCGACTTCGCCAAACACCCGCACGGAATATTCACGTTCCACTTCACGACTTGGGTGCATCAAACGGTTAGCCAGTTCGCCATCGGTGGTGAACAGCAATAAGCCTGAAGTGTTGATGTCTAAACGTCCCACGGCAATCCAACGAGCCCCCGTCAAACGTGGCAAGCGGTCAAAAACCGTCGCTCGTCCTTCAGGATCAGAACGGGTACAAAGCTCGCCTTCAGGTTTGTAATACATCAGCACACGGCAGATCTCTTTTTGTGTTGGCGTGAGATTCACCAAATGCCCATCAATACGGATTTTGGTATTTGAACTAACGACCACACGATCGCCCAAGGTCGCCATTTTACCATCTACGCTGACACGCCCTGCGGCAATTACCGCTTCGATTTCACGACGCGAACCTTGACCAGCCCGAGCGAGAATTTTTTGTAGCTTTTCACCGATCACCTTTTCATTTTTTTTGCTCTCATCGGCAGCACAAGCGGTTGGTTCTTGCGATTTTTTTGCGATTTTTAGACGGGCATTCACACTCATCTGCGGGCGTGATAAACGGTTTGGTTTTGGTAAATCTTGGCGAGAATCTGACCGCTTGTTGTTGGTCGGTTTACGAAATGTGTTCATTAAAGTTCCTTTGTTGTCGCTTTCACAAGCGTCGTGAAATTCAATTTGTAGGGTGGGCTTGCCCCACCCTACAAGTAATATTTAGCTAAACGGTGTTGGATCGCCCGATCCAAGCCGAATAATTTCTGGGCTGTCTTGGGTGAGATCGATGACCGTAGTCGGATCTTGCCCCAGGTAGCCACCGTGGATGATTAAATCAACCTGATGTTCCAGCACATCTCGGATAGCATCGGGGTCAGATTGGGTGAAGTCTTCATTCGGCAACATCAGCGAGCAAGAGAGAATCGGCTCGCCCAATGCCGCAATCAATGCCAGAGCAATGTTGTTGTCTGGCACACGAATGCCGATGGTTTTGCGTTTGGTGAGCAAACGGCGTGGCACATCTTTCGTTGCGGGTAAAATGAAGGTGTACGGATTTGGCACGTTGTTTTTAATCAAACGGTAAGACTGATTCGTCACCAAGGCATAGGTCGAAATTTCCGACAAATCACTGCACACCAAGGTGAAATTATGGTTTTCTGGCAAACGACGAATCGCAATGATGCGATCCATCGCTTGTTTCTCGCCTAAACCACAGCCCAGTGCATATCCTGAATCCGTTGGGTAAACAATCACGCCACCTTGCTTCAGGATATCAACCGCTTGATTGATCAAACGCATCTGAGGGTTATCTGGATGAATATAGAAAAATTGACTCATAACAAGCTATTGTTTCTCTGCCCCAATCACGCCCCAATATTTCTCATTTCCCCCTTGACCTACTAAGACTTTATTTTTTACCCCGTCTTTGCCGTCAATAAAATGCACGTCAATCAATGTACGATCTGGAGAGTTCGGACCTACGACCAGTTCTTCTCTAGAATTATCTAAAACATTACGTGCAGGATTCAGCTCTAGGGTGCGAACCTTCTCCATTGTTTTCACATTGAATAGTGTATCGCCCGAGATGTGGCTAGAAATTTTACCATTTGCCGCCCCATTCTCATAGGTTAGCTCAAGGTTTGCATGCATTGCAACCTCTGGAATCGAACGAGTACTGTAAATAAATTTCCCTTTATACGTGGCGTTTAACCCGTTTAAGTCTGATTTATTTTCAGCTTTCTGATTAAAAGCATAAACGTAATGGTTATCGACCCAATTCATATTCTTACTGTCACGGTAGAAACCGTAATATACATTTTCATCTAACACATTAAAATGGTAATGATTTTTTGGATCATCATTTTCACCTAATTTCAGCGTCACTCGCACATACTGCTTTTCTTTGATTTCAGGATCATGATCGTATTGTGCATTTTTATTTGGTATCAAATAAACCACTGGCACACTTTCTTTATTGTGTGGAAAATTCCCCGCCCAAATCTCTTTTAATGGCGGTGCAATTTCAATGTCTTTTGCCATATCCCCATCAGCGATAGGTTCCTCTTTTTTAGGTGGGTTTTCTTTTGTAGGGTTGTCTAGTGCATTATCTTCAGCGGTAGACTGCCCTCCCTGATTTTCTTTCCCTTGTTCGCTTGGCGTAACGGAAGGAGCAGACGGATCAGTT
The nucleotide sequence above comes from Pasteurellaceae bacterium Orientalotternb1. Encoded proteins:
- a CDS encoding arginine repressor, encoding MEKFDSLNDAFKALLKEEKFSSQSEIVTALQDMGFEHINQSKVSRMLSKFGAVRTRNTKMEMVYQLPAEFSVPTTSSPLKNLVTDIDHNQMLIVVKTSPGAAQLIARLLDSMGKAEGILGTIAGDDTIFITPTLGTPIKSLIESITDLFETSI
- a CDS encoding TIGR01777 family protein — its product is MNIFITGGTGFIGTALCKALVAEGHQLTVLSRQSKTHTQAVRFVQHFANLDGVDAVINLAGEPIFAKAWRASQKQKLLNSRVQLTKKLAELIQQSDSPPKVLISGSATGYYGDLPAIAKNSDELTACGTAFPAQLCQQWENTAFSAQSEQTRVCVIRTGIVLNEKGGALKQMLPLYRLGLGGKLGNGQQHWAWISLEDHIRATLFLLNNPYSQGAYNLVAPVPVKNAEFNQLLAQSLNRPAFFSVPACALKFALGERSQLLLDNQPLVPNKLLSEGFEFHHQNIHAYFDKNKAS
- a CDS encoding biotin synthase BioB gives rise to the protein MTSYNLRLKAKNELTPHPTAQYWRKCQVEELFEMPFMELVFKAAQVHRQHFNPQEIQLSTLLSIKTGGCPEDCEYCPQSARYDTGLERQTMLEMEEILEKARIAKSRGASRFCMGAAWRGPKPKDIQTVTKIISAVKDLGLETCGTFGMLEDGMAEDLKEAGLDYYNHNLDTDPDRYDKIIHTRSHDDRMDTLGKVRNAGLKVCCGGIVGMNETRPERAGLIASLANLDPQPESVPINQLVKVAGTPLADAEDLDWTEFVRTIAVARITMPNSYVRLSAGRGEMPEAMQALCFMAGANSIFYGDKLLTTENPEEDHDQQLMTKLDLYPLVYRE
- a CDS encoding 23S rRNA pseudouridylate synthase (catalyzes the synthesis of pseudouridine from uracil-2605 in 23S ribosomal RNA), encoding MGEKLQKILARAGQGSRREIEAVIAAGRVSVDGKMATLGDRVVVSSNTKIRIDGHLVNLTPTQKEICRVLMYYKPEGELCTRSDPEGRATVFDRLPRLTGARWIAVGRLDINTSGLLLFTTDGELANRLMHPSREVEREYSVRVFGEVDEAMLQRLRKGVQLEDGPANFKQIKTVGGTGLNQWFDVTLTEGRNREVRRLWESQGIQVSRLIRIRYGSIKLEKSLPRGGWEEMGLEQVNYLRELVGLPAETETKVDVTKNRRRTSARQIRKAVKQHTKYRKI
- a CDS encoding threonylcarbamoyl-AMP synthase; protein product: MSQFFYIHPDNPQMRLINQAVDILKQGGVIVYPTDSGYALGCGLGEKQAMDRIIAIRRLPENHNFTLVCSDLSEISTYALVTNQSYRLIKNNVPNPYTFILPATKDVPRRLLTKRKTIGIRVPDNNIALALIAALGEPILSCSLMLPNEDFTQSDPDAIRDVLEHQVDLIIHGGYLGQDPTTVIDLTQDSPEIIRLGSGDPTPFS